Proteins encoded together in one Juglans regia cultivar Chandler chromosome 9, Walnut 2.0, whole genome shotgun sequence window:
- the LOC108981899 gene encoding serine/threonine-protein kinase WAG1-like: MDEDTLFPCEADLDLSFTSCTSTTTDRTFACSSARSSLARSSLTLSFNESRLSTTTTTTTTSTSTPHYRRPHGNSDPHWSAIKAATNISSDGKLHLRHLKLLRHLGTGNLGRVFLCRLRDYEHANFALKVVDMDSLSTKKLSHVQMEASILSMLDHPFLPTLYAHLQVSHYTCLLIDYCPGGDLHSLLRKQPGNRLPLHAVRFFAAEVLVALEYLHALGVVYRDLKPENVLLREDGHIMLSDFDLCFKADVVPTLEKIRAQTSKYRNCRHTCFGSTTKKVNRIREDVKAEFVAEPTTAFSRSCVGTHEYLAPELVSGNGHGNGVDWWAFGVFIYELWYGTTPFRGGSKESTLRNIASSRQVRFPVDVGERKEDHERTAAEARDLIEKLLVKDPRRRLGCARGATDIKRHPFFDGIKWPLIRTYRPPPEVRGLLRKEKTNMNGDVSVGANQTIEISRQNWCWWKKLGFMVKKKKKRAMSTPNHSNRSDRLLSS; this comes from the coding sequence ATGGACGAAGACACCCTTTTTCCCTGCGAGGCAGATCTAGACCTTAGCTTCACCAGCTGCACCTCTACCACCACCGACCGCACCTTCGCTTGCTCAAGCGCCCGCAGTAGCTTAGCACGCAGCAGCTTGACTCTCAGCTTCAACGAGTCCCGCCTCTCAACAACCACAACTACTACCACAACCAGCACTAGTACTCCCCACTACCGCCGTCCCCACGGCAACTCCGACCCACATTGGTCCGCCATCAAAGCTGCCACCAACATCTCCTCCGATGGCAAACTCCACCTCCGCCACCTAAAGCTCCTCAGGCACCTCGGCACTGGAAACCTCGGGCGTGTCTTCCTCTGCCGTCTCAGAGACTATGAGCACGCCAACTTCGCTCTCAAGGTGGTTGACATGGATTCTCTTAGCACCAAAAAGCTTTCCCACGTTCAGATGGAGGCCAGCATCCTCTCCATGCTAGACCACCCTTTCCTTCCTACACTCTACGCCCACCTCCAGGTTTCTCACTACACCTGTCTCCTCATTGACTACTGCCCGGGTGGGGACCTTCACTCCCTCCTCCGCAAACAGCCCGGCAACCGGCTCCCGCTTCATGCCGTCAGGTTCTTCGCCGCAGAGGTCTTAGTTGCCTTGGAGTATTTGCACGCTCTAGGTGTTGTTTACCGGGATCTGAAGCCAGAAAACGTGTTGCTACGGGAAGACGGCCACATCATGCTGTCTGACTTCGACTTGTGCTTCAAGGCCGACGTAGTCCCCACACTGGAGAAGATCCGAGCCCAAACAAGCAAGTACAGGAACTGCAGACATACTTGCTTCGGCTCCACTACAAAAAAAGTCAACCGGATCCGGGAGGACGTGAAGGCAGAGTTTGTTGCAGAGCCGACAACGGCATTTTCCAGATCCTGCGTCGGGACCCACGAGTACTTGGCGCCGGAGTTAGTCTCCGGGAACGGTCACGGTAATGGCGTTGACTGGTGGGCTTTCGGGGTGTTCATTTACGAACTGTGGTACGGGACCACGCCCTTCAGAGGAGGGAGCAAAGAGAGCACCCTGCGCAATATAGCATCGAGCAGGCAAGTTAGATTCCCCGTCGACGTGGGGGAGAGAAAGGAGGATCATGAGCGGACTGCGGCGGAGGCAAGGGATTTGATAGAAAAGCTACTGGTGAAGGACCCAAGGAGGAGGCTAGGTTGCGCCAGGGGTGCAACCGACATTAAACGGCACCCTTTCTTTGATGGGATAAAGTGGCCGTTGATCCGGACGTACAGGCCGCCGCCGGAAGTACGGGGGCTTCTAAGGAAGGAAAAGACGAACATGAACGGAGACGTGAGTGTTGGGGCTAACCAGACGATCGAGATATCAAGGCAGAACTGGTGTTGGTGGAAGAAACTTGGGTTtatggtgaagaagaagaagaagagggcaATGTCTACGCCGAATCACAGTAACAGAAGCGATAGACTGCTCTCCTCGTGA